A stretch of the Clostridium fungisolvens genome encodes the following:
- a CDS encoding FAD:protein FMN transferase: MNEYKKIIYLMGTKISLYIKADAPEKLAEKAEDMLIHYEKVFSANSDNSQLAMLKKEASFAPQKVDEELYELIKIGKEHSLCENTYLNIAIGPLIKLWRIGFKEAHVPDKEAIVKVLELLKPENIQLDDEKKTVYFLKKGIDIDLGAIAKGYFADKVMELFKENGAVSAMVDMGGNVLVFGESPSEGGDWNVGIQNPFLPRGNAVALVKIKNQSVVTSGIYERVFEKDGSKYHHIFDSKTGYPIESNIASLTIIADKSLDCDIYTTKLFGLDAASIIRRVNSIKGMGAVVITVDGKLAYTDNLKGKIYPLTI; this comes from the coding sequence ATGAATGAGTACAAGAAGATAATATATCTTATGGGAACAAAAATCTCTCTATATATCAAAGCCGATGCTCCTGAAAAGCTTGCAGAAAAGGCTGAGGATATGCTGATTCATTATGAAAAAGTCTTTAGCGCCAACAGTGATAACTCACAGCTTGCGATGCTTAAAAAAGAAGCTTCATTTGCTCCACAAAAAGTGGATGAGGAACTGTATGAGCTGATAAAAATAGGAAAAGAACATAGTCTATGTGAAAATACATATTTAAATATAGCAATAGGTCCATTAATAAAATTATGGAGAATAGGTTTTAAGGAGGCACATGTACCTGATAAAGAAGCTATAGTAAAGGTACTTGAACTTTTAAAGCCTGAAAATATACAACTAGATGATGAAAAAAAGACCGTGTATTTTTTGAAAAAAGGCATTGATATAGACCTTGGAGCCATAGCCAAGGGCTATTTTGCTGATAAAGTTATGGAATTATTTAAGGAAAATGGAGCTGTTTCAGCCATGGTAGATATGGGAGGTAATGTTCTCGTTTTTGGAGAATCACCATCAGAAGGCGGTGACTGGAATGTGGGAATACAAAATCCATTTCTACCAAGAGGAAACGCCGTGGCACTTGTGAAAATAAAAAATCAATCCGTTGTAACCTCAGGAATATATGAGAGAGTGTTTGAAAAGGATGGCAGTAAATACCACCATATATTTGACAGCAAAACAGGCTATCCAATAGAAAGCAATATAGCTTCTTTAACTATTATTGCTGATAAATCCCTAGACTGCGATATATATACTACAAAACTTTTTGGATTAGATGCTGCTTCAATTATTCGTAGAGTTAATAGCATTAAGGGGATGGGTGCTGTTGTAATAACTGTGGATGGAAAACTAGCCTATACAGATAATCTTAAAGGAAAAATATATCCATTAACAATTTAA
- a CDS encoding LysR family transcriptional regulator — protein MSKYYSQDILYYIDAILKYSNYGKAAKSLYISQPYLTQVIKRVESQLDCELINRSNLPYRLTEQGKIYYQYLTSIENNYAKLLREISAVSDIDSKVIKIGVLPSLGTYLLPLFLPKFLDMHPNCKIELSEALPEKNEKLTQNGELDFWIGQNSSNISPNLNSITWGRHRYRAVIPRCCGLYQKDVAIIPEGTIDINKILCEKLILTSKGSAIRKQIDQLLSLYKVEPKIIMESTEIYTVRNLATSNLGLTFIPESIYVKECPSEYNIYEVPIDELSIDYFIAYHSEKKLTTVDKDLIEAFLTNGQNNFNIGDQNE, from the coding sequence ATGTCAAAATACTATTCTCAAGATATTTTGTATTATATTGATGCCATTTTAAAGTACAGCAATTATGGCAAGGCTGCCAAATCACTTTATATTTCTCAACCTTACTTGACGCAGGTTATTAAAAGGGTAGAAAGTCAGTTAGACTGTGAGCTTATCAATCGTAGCAATCTGCCATATCGATTAACCGAGCAGGGGAAGATATATTATCAGTATTTAACTTCAATAGAAAATAATTATGCGAAGCTCCTTAGAGAAATATCAGCTGTGTCAGATATAGATAGCAAGGTTATCAAGATAGGAGTGCTCCCTAGCCTTGGAACCTATCTTTTACCTCTTTTTTTACCAAAATTTCTGGATATGCATCCAAACTGTAAAATAGAGCTTTCAGAGGCTTTACCAGAAAAAAATGAAAAACTAACTCAGAATGGTGAGTTAGATTTTTGGATTGGACAAAATTCAAGCAATATTTCTCCAAACTTAAACTCAATTACTTGGGGCAGACACAGATACCGTGCTGTTATTCCTCGCTGCTGTGGCCTATATCAGAAAGACGTGGCTATTATTCCAGAAGGAACTATCGACATAAACAAGATACTGTGCGAAAAGCTGATACTAACTTCCAAGGGTTCTGCTATAAGAAAGCAGATAGATCAGTTATTAAGCCTTTATAAGGTGGAACCCAAAATTATAATGGAAAGCACCGAAATCTATACTGTACGTAACCTTGCAACCAGTAATTTAGGACTGACCTTTATACCAGAAAGCATCTATGTAAAGGAGTGTCCATCTGAATACAATATATATGAAGTTCCAATTGATGAGCTTAGTATAGATTATTTTATAGCATATCACAGCGAAAAAAAACTAACTACCGTTGATAAAGACCTTATAGAAGCATTTCTAACTAATGGCCAAAATAATTTCAATATAGGAGATCAAAATGAATGA
- a CDS encoding NADPH-dependent FMN reductase has translation MKYLAIVGTNSDVSTNRMLLQFMQKHFSSEAEIELYEIKALPAFNEPEDSDIPEKVAELSDKILKADGVIIATPEYDHAIPAVLKSALEWISYTSQALTDKPVLIVGASLGTLGSSRAQAHLRQILDSPELAARIMPSSEFLLGRSQGAFDSEGNLIYLDKLSELDEIFREFLLFTDITSKLLAEKALNKKVKKFTWQE, from the coding sequence ATGAAATATTTAGCAATTGTAGGTACTAACTCAGACGTGTCAACTAATCGTATGCTGCTTCAATTTATGCAAAAGCATTTTTCCAGTGAGGCAGAGATAGAACTATATGAAATTAAGGCTTTACCTGCCTTTAATGAACCTGAGGATTCTGATATTCCTGAAAAGGTAGCAGAATTATCTGATAAAATTCTTAAAGCAGATGGAGTAATAATAGCAACTCCAGAGTATGATCATGCAATACCTGCGGTTTTAAAGAGTGCGCTTGAATGGATTAGTTACACTAGTCAAGCACTTACTGACAAACCTGTTTTAATTGTGGGAGCTTCCCTTGGTACACTTGGTTCTTCTCGTGCGCAGGCACATCTTAGACAAATACTTGATTCGCCTGAGCTTGCTGCCAGAATCATGCCAAGCAGTGAATTCCTTTTAGGAAGATCACAAGGTGCATTTGATAGCGAAGGAAATCTTATCTATTTGGACAAGCTATCAGAGCTAGATGAAATTTTCAGAGAGTTTCTTCTATTTACAGATATTACATCAAAACTTTTAGCAGAAAAAGCTTTAAATAAAAAAGTTAAAAAATTCACTTGGCAAGAGTAG
- a CDS encoding flavocytochrome c, which yields MKFIAIVGTSAKRSYNRKLLQFMKKYFESKAEIEILEITDVPMFNQSDNQSSSEVIQMFNNKIIESDGVIIATPEYNHSIPSSLKSLIEWLSFDLHPLAGKPVMILGASLDTQGSSRAQLHLRQILDAPGVDANVMPGYEFLLGSANKAFDEQDNLNNERTIDFLEICFLRFMRFAKISNQLNEEEEFTFTPGVYEVSAIGHSGSLPMKVSFSENRIESIDINTEGETEGLADVVFVRIPDKIIEGQTLNVDALSGASETSNAVIDGVAKAVKLAGVNPDILKRRPKPASSLIKEDEEYTCDVVVVGGGGAGLSAAATALQNGSSAIVLEKYPAVGGNTIRSGGPVNAADPEWQMQFEENQGERHTIEALLDTDESLIHPEYIDDFRALRKEFSAYQEKFGTQKGHLFDSPLLHRMQTYFGGKRTDLNGNTIYGQYDLVKILTDRALESVKWLEEIGVEYDKSIVFAPVGALWRRGHKPTKSHGSSFILALTKYVQDNSGKIITDSPVKEFIIEDGEIKGVIATGVNGQKITVHAKAVVLASGGFGANTKMLKEYNTYWNEIADDIKTTNSYAMTGDGILLGKSVGAALVGMGFTQMMPVADPETGELFSGVQVPPENFVMVNKEGKRFINEFSGRDVLTKAAIDQGGLFYLIADDEIKKTAANTSQEKLDRQVEAGTLFRADTLEELAVKVGMEPAVLVDTINKYNSYVDAGFDPEFHKDTFSLKVEKAPFYATPRKPAVHHTMGGLKIDTKAHVLDENDKPIKNLYAAGEVAGGIHAGNRLGGNALTDIFTFGRIAGKTAVEEMK from the coding sequence ATGAAATTTATAGCAATTGTTGGAACTAGCGCAAAAAGATCATATAATCGTAAACTCCTTCAGTTTATGAAAAAATACTTTGAGTCAAAGGCAGAAATAGAGATACTTGAGATTACAGATGTTCCTATGTTTAATCAATCTGATAATCAGTCCTCAAGTGAAGTGATACAGATGTTCAATAATAAGATTATAGAAAGTGATGGTGTTATTATAGCTACTCCTGAGTATAATCACTCAATACCATCTAGTCTTAAAAGTTTAATTGAATGGCTAAGCTTTGATCTTCATCCACTTGCTGGCAAGCCAGTAATGATCCTTGGTGCTTCTCTTGATACTCAAGGTTCTTCTCGTGCACAGCTACATCTTCGTCAAATCCTAGATGCACCAGGTGTTGATGCAAATGTAATGCCAGGATATGAGTTTTTACTTGGAAGTGCAAATAAAGCATTTGATGAACAAGATAATCTAAACAATGAAAGAACCATAGATTTCCTAGAAATATGCTTCCTACGTTTTATGCGTTTTGCAAAGATTTCAAATCAGCTAAACGAAGAAGAAGAGTTTACCTTCACACCAGGAGTATATGAGGTAAGTGCAATAGGGCATAGTGGAAGTCTTCCAATGAAAGTATCTTTTAGTGAAAACAGAATAGAAAGTATAGATATAAATACAGAGGGCGAGACAGAAGGGCTTGCAGATGTAGTTTTTGTAAGAATACCAGATAAAATAATCGAAGGACAGACATTAAATGTTGATGCTCTTTCAGGTGCTTCAGAAACTAGTAATGCTGTAATAGACGGTGTAGCAAAAGCAGTTAAACTTGCAGGAGTTAATCCTGACATACTTAAGAGACGCCCAAAGCCTGCTAGCAGCTTAATCAAAGAAGACGAAGAATATACTTGTGATGTAGTAGTTGTAGGCGGAGGCGGCGCTGGACTAAGTGCAGCTGCAACAGCACTTCAAAATGGTTCAAGTGCTATTGTTCTTGAGAAATATCCAGCAGTAGGTGGAAATACCATACGTTCAGGTGGTCCTGTCAATGCTGCAGATCCAGAGTGGCAGATGCAGTTTGAAGAAAATCAAGGAGAAAGACATACCATCGAAGCACTACTAGATACAGATGAGAGCTTAATTCATCCAGAATATATAGATGATTTCCGCGCACTTAGAAAAGAGTTTTCAGCTTACCAGGAGAAATTCGGTACACAAAAGGGACATCTATTTGACTCTCCACTACTTCACAGAATGCAAACATATTTTGGTGGTAAAAGAACTGACCTTAATGGCAACACCATATACGGACAATATGATCTAGTAAAGATACTTACAGACAGAGCTTTAGAAAGTGTTAAATGGCTAGAGGAAATAGGCGTTGAGTATGATAAGAGCATAGTATTTGCGCCTGTTGGTGCACTTTGGCGTCGTGGCCATAAGCCTACCAAAAGCCATGGTTCATCCTTTATACTTGCACTAACAAAATATGTACAAGATAACTCAGGGAAAATCATTACTGATAGCCCTGTAAAAGAATTTATCATAGAAGATGGTGAAATAAAAGGAGTTATAGCAACTGGTGTTAATGGCCAAAAGATAACTGTTCATGCAAAAGCAGTAGTGCTTGCAAGTGGTGGTTTTGGTGCGAACACAAAGATGCTAAAAGAATACAACACTTACTGGAATGAAATTGCTGATGATATAAAAACTACTAATTCCTACGCTATGACTGGTGATGGAATATTACTTGGTAAATCTGTAGGAGCAGCACTTGTAGGAATGGGCTTTACTCAAATGATGCCTGTAGCCGATCCTGAAACTGGTGAATTATTCAGTGGAGTTCAAGTACCTCCTGAAAATTTTGTAATGGTAAATAAAGAAGGAAAAAGATTTATTAATGAATTCTCTGGAAGAGATGTTTTAACAAAAGCTGCTATTGACCAGGGTGGTTTATTCTACCTTATAGCTGATGATGAAATAAAGAAAACTGCAGCTAATACAAGTCAAGAAAAGTTAGACCGTCAGGTAGAAGCTGGTACTTTATTTAGAGCAGATACCCTAGAAGAGTTAGCAGTAAAAGTTGGAATGGAGCCTGCAGTTCTTGTAGACACTATTAATAAATATAATTCATATGTTGATGCAGGCTTTGATCCAGAATTCCATAAGGATACATTTAGCTTAAAAGTTGAGAAAGCACCGTTTTATGCTACTCCTAGAAAGCCAGCAGTTCATCATACAATGGGTGGACTTAAGATAGACACTAAAGCCCACGTATTAGACGAAAATGATAAACCAATTAAAAATCTTTATGCTGCTGGAGAAGTTGCTGGAGGTATCCATGCAGGTAACCGTCTTGGCGGTAATGCATTAACTGATATATTTACCTTCGGAAGAATTGCTGGTAAAACTGCAGTTGAAGAAATGAAATAG
- a CDS encoding LysR family transcriptional regulator — translation MLEIRLLNYFLILAEELHYSKAAERLNISQPTLSNQIKILESMLNVKLFDYIQKRTVLTEPGKILKQHVYKIFFDIEQAEADIKNYAGKSREQIKIGASGSHLLLMPCLIFNNTYNNILITMEEHSSSTIIENVKNGKLDLGLIYEPIEDSAIHSELLNIESYLAAVPLNSRLAEYSSVSLKDLVQENIILLPHYTNSRKNIDKAFSLINHICKPRIQATNLDSCVRLMEHSDNITILPNSYIKSINKVDFKAVPISDYPPKQTINLIYRKDLFLDDILKSFLGIIRDFHQNH, via the coding sequence ATGTTAGAAATAAGATTATTAAACTATTTTTTAATCCTTGCTGAAGAGCTTCATTATTCAAAGGCTGCAGAACGTCTCAATATTTCCCAGCCTACCTTAAGCAACCAAATAAAAATTTTAGAGAGTATGTTGAATGTAAAACTTTTTGATTATATTCAAAAAAGAACAGTGCTAACAGAGCCTGGCAAAATTTTAAAACAACATGTATATAAGATTTTCTTTGACATTGAACAGGCAGAAGCAGACATTAAAAATTATGCAGGAAAATCAAGAGAGCAAATCAAAATAGGAGCTTCCGGTTCTCACTTGCTACTAATGCCTTGTTTAATATTTAATAATACATATAATAATATTTTAATTACAATGGAAGAGCATAGTAGCAGTACAATCATTGAAAACGTAAAAAATGGCAAACTGGATTTAGGATTAATTTATGAACCAATAGAAGATTCTGCCATACATTCTGAGCTCCTAAATATCGAATCTTATCTTGCTGCGGTACCATTAAACTCAAGGCTCGCAGAATATTCCTCTGTATCATTAAAAGATTTGGTACAAGAAAATATCATATTATTACCTCACTATACAAATTCACGAAAGAATATTGATAAAGCCTTTAGCCTTATAAATCATATATGTAAACCTAGGATTCAAGCAACTAATTTAGATTCTTGTGTAAGGTTAATGGAGCATTCAGATAACATTACTATTTTGCCAAATTCTTATATAAAATCTATAAATAAAGTTGATTTTAAAGCAGTTCCTATTTCTGATTATCCACCTAAGCAGACAATTAATTTAATATATAGGAAAGATTTGTTCTTAGATGATATTTTGAAATCCTTCTTAGGTATTATTAGAGATTTTCATCAAAATCATTAG
- a CDS encoding beta-glucoside-specific PTS transporter subunit IIABC yields MDYKQLAKEIIKNIGGVENVSALTHCATRLRFNLKDDNKAATDILKNTKGIMGVVNKGGQYQVIIGSDVANVYAEINKIASFDNDASNDAKDGKGPVVKVLDTISGIFTPIIPAITGAGMLKAVMALLVAFKVIGNQSQVYSILNFMADAAFYFLPFLIANSAAKKFKCNPYMAMSIAAVILHPNFVNMVGAAKKSGEGIYFIGLPITLASYSSSVIPIILGVWFMSFVEPIADKVSPNAIKFFTKPLLTLLITGLVTLIVLGPIGIICGNGIAAAIAFINAHARWLVPLIVGTFSPLLVMTGMHYGLIPIGINNLATAGFDIVVGPGMLGSNIAQGGASLAVALKTKNKELKQLASSAGITAVSGITEPAMYGVTLKLKRPLIAVMIGGGVSGLFLGITGVGRYTAGSPGLLALPGYIGTEGFRNITLACIGAAIAFVVSFVATLIIGFEDITEVKMNDSKTDDAVDENDDVQDCIVYSPIEGKVVSLSKVNDPMFSGKIMGDGIAIIPKEGRVVSPVNGKVSAVFETKHAIGIISNEGAEILIHIGLDTVKLNGKFFDANVKVGDLINIGDLLVEFNLEEIKKAGYDVITPIIITNTSKYGEITFDINDSEDIREKAKLINLIK; encoded by the coding sequence ATGGATTATAAACAGTTAGCAAAAGAAATTATAAAAAATATTGGTGGTGTAGAAAACGTTTCTGCATTGACACATTGTGCTACAAGATTAAGATTTAATCTAAAAGATGATAACAAAGCTGCTACTGATATACTAAAAAATACAAAAGGTATAATGGGTGTTGTAAATAAAGGAGGACAATATCAAGTAATTATTGGTAGTGATGTTGCAAATGTATATGCAGAAATAAATAAAATTGCTAGTTTTGATAACGATGCTTCAAATGATGCTAAAGATGGTAAAGGACCTGTAGTAAAAGTGCTTGATACAATTTCAGGTATCTTCACACCAATTATACCAGCAATAACAGGTGCAGGTATGTTAAAAGCAGTTATGGCACTATTAGTTGCATTTAAAGTAATTGGAAATCAGAGTCAGGTATATTCGATACTTAACTTTATGGCAGATGCAGCATTTTACTTTTTACCATTTTTAATTGCTAATTCAGCAGCAAAGAAATTTAAATGTAATCCTTATATGGCAATGTCAATTGCAGCAGTTATTTTGCACCCTAACTTTGTTAATATGGTGGGGGCAGCTAAAAAGAGTGGGGAAGGGATTTACTTTATTGGATTACCTATTACTTTGGCAAGTTATTCATCTTCTGTTATTCCAATTATTTTAGGTGTTTGGTTTATGTCATTTGTTGAACCTATAGCAGATAAGGTTTCACCAAATGCAATTAAATTTTTTACAAAGCCACTATTAACACTATTAATTACTGGATTAGTTACATTAATAGTGCTTGGACCTATAGGTATAATTTGTGGTAATGGAATCGCTGCAGCTATTGCATTCATAAATGCACATGCTAGATGGCTAGTTCCTCTTATTGTTGGTACATTTTCACCACTACTAGTAATGACAGGTATGCATTATGGATTAATTCCTATTGGTATTAATAATTTAGCAACTGCAGGTTTTGATATAGTAGTAGGACCAGGTATGCTTGGATCTAATATTGCACAAGGTGGAGCATCCCTTGCTGTAGCACTTAAAACAAAAAACAAAGAATTAAAGCAATTGGCTTCATCTGCAGGTATTACAGCAGTTTCTGGTATTACTGAACCAGCTATGTATGGTGTTACATTAAAATTGAAACGTCCTTTAATTGCAGTTATGATTGGTGGAGGAGTATCTGGTTTATTTTTAGGGATTACTGGAGTTGGAAGATATACAGCAGGTTCACCAGGACTTCTAGCATTACCAGGGTATATTGGAACAGAAGGTTTTAGAAATATTACGCTTGCATGTATTGGTGCTGCTATTGCATTTGTTGTTTCTTTTGTTGCTACTCTTATTATAGGTTTTGAAGATATTACTGAAGTTAAAATGAATGATTCTAAAACAGATGATGCAGTAGATGAAAATGACGATGTTCAAGATTGTATTGTTTATTCGCCAATTGAAGGAAAAGTAGTTTCATTAAGTAAAGTGAATGATCCAATGTTTTCAGGAAAAATTATGGGAGATGGGATAGCGATTATTCCAAAGGAAGGCAGAGTTGTTTCTCCTGTGAATGGTAAAGTAAGTGCAGTTTTTGAGACAAAACATGCTATAGGAATTATTTCAAATGAAGGTGCAGAAATATTAATTCATATTGGACTAGATACAGTAAAGTTAAACGGAAAATTCTTTGATGCTAATGTAAAAGTAGGAGATTTAATAAATATAGGTGATTTGTTAGTTGAATTTAACTTAGAAGAAATTAAAAAAGCAGGATATGATGTAATTACTCCTATAATAATAACTAATACATCAAAATATGGAGAGATTACCTTTGATATCAATGATAGTGAAGATATAAGAGAAAAGGCTAAGTTAATAAATTTGATTAAGTAA
- a CDS encoding 6-phospho-beta-glucosidase: MDTNFPEGFLWGGALAANQCEGAYKEGGKGLTTVDLCPTGKKRSEIIRGKIDELRELEGEFYPSHEAIDFYHRYKEDITLFSEMGFKCLRVSIAWSRIFPSGDEEIPNEEGLKFYDSLFDEMLSHGIEPVVTICHFDTPIGIIQKFGGWKNRKFVDFYLNYCKVIFERYKEKVRYWMTFNEINMILHLPFMGAGVRFKEGENELQIKYQSAHHELIASALATKLAHEIIPNCMIGCMIAAGDFYPYSCNPDDVQKAKEKERENLLFIDVQSRGKYPGYAKRFFKENNIEIEMEQEDEEILEKHTVDFIGFSYYASRCVSADPEVLKGETAGNAFKSVKNPYLKSSEWGWQIDPKGLRITCNSLYDRYQKPLFIVENGLGAVDKIEEDGSINDDYRIEYLSEHIKEIGEAIKDGVDLIGYTPWGCIDLVSASTGEMKKRYGFIYVDKDNEGNGTLERYKKKSFNWYKEVIATNGASLKK; encoded by the coding sequence ATGGATACAAATTTTCCGGAAGGATTTTTATGGGGTGGTGCTTTAGCTGCCAATCAGTGTGAAGGAGCATATAAAGAGGGTGGAAAAGGATTAACCACAGTAGATCTTTGCCCAACTGGCAAAAAAAGATCTGAAATTATACGTGGAAAAATCGATGAACTAAGAGAATTGGAAGGAGAATTCTATCCTTCCCATGAAGCTATAGATTTCTATCATCGATATAAGGAAGATATAACATTATTTTCAGAAATGGGATTTAAATGTTTGAGAGTATCAATAGCATGGTCAAGAATATTTCCGAGTGGTGATGAAGAAATACCAAATGAAGAAGGGTTGAAATTTTATGATTCTTTATTTGATGAAATGCTAAGTCATGGAATTGAGCCAGTGGTTACGATTTGCCACTTTGATACACCAATTGGAATTATTCAAAAATTTGGTGGATGGAAAAATCGTAAGTTTGTAGATTTCTATTTAAATTACTGTAAAGTAATTTTCGAAAGATATAAAGAAAAAGTTAGATATTGGATGACATTTAATGAAATTAACATGATACTGCATTTACCATTTATGGGAGCTGGAGTAAGATTTAAAGAAGGAGAAAATGAACTTCAAATTAAGTATCAATCAGCTCATCATGAATTAATTGCAAGTGCATTAGCAACAAAGCTTGCTCATGAAATAATTCCAAATTGTATGATCGGATGTATGATTGCAGCAGGAGATTTTTATCCATATTCATGTAATCCTGATGATGTGCAAAAAGCAAAAGAAAAGGAAAGAGAAAATCTTTTATTTATTGATGTTCAATCAAGAGGAAAATACCCAGGTTATGCTAAAAGGTTTTTTAAAGAAAATAATATAGAAATTGAGATGGAACAAGAAGACGAAGAAATTTTAGAAAAACATACAGTTGATTTTATTGGATTCAGCTATTATGCAAGTAGGTGCGTTTCTGCTGATCCAGAAGTCTTAAAAGGTGAGACGGCAGGAAATGCATTTAAGTCAGTAAAAAATCCGTATTTAAAATCTTCTGAGTGGGGATGGCAGATTGATCCTAAAGGATTAAGGATTACATGCAATAGTCTATATGATAGATACCAGAAACCGTTATTCATTGTTGAAAATGGGCTAGGTGCTGTTGATAAAATTGAAGAAGACGGTTCTATAAATGATGATTATAGAATTGAATATTTAAGTGAACATATTAAAGAAATTGGAGAAGCTATTAAAGATGGAGTTGACTTAATTGGATATACTCCTTGGGGATGCATAGATTTAGTGTCAGCATCTACAGGTGAAATGAAGAAACGTTACGGATTTATCTATGTTGATAAGGATAATGAAGGGAATGGAACATTGGAAAGATATAAGAAAAAGAGCTTTAATTGGTATAAAGAAGTTATAGCGACAAATGGTGCTAGTTTAAAAAAATAA
- a CDS encoding AEC family transporter — protein sequence MDITLVLKQMIILFILMIVGYLANKKKIMNTESDKLFSKLIVNITCPALIIYSVVSGEHLKDNKIIIYIFIVAILYYILIPIIAKLLIIIFRIKKNVVTLYESILIYSNIGFMGIPVVSIIFGKNAVLYISIFMSIFNISIFTYGIFLFGKDLNVVKSKKSFINIKNFYNPGITSAVMAIAIYLMNISIPEVILEPIRMVGNITTPLAMLVIGSTLANFSIRNSIKEKWIYIFIIIKLLILPIIVWFVSRFFISDKLLLGILVIVSGMPVASNVVMMSNEYGGDQNFITKGVFFSTLFSVVTIPIIAVLF from the coding sequence ATGGATATTACACTTGTACTTAAACAAATGATAATTTTATTTATATTGATGATTGTTGGTTACTTAGCTAATAAGAAAAAAATTATGAATACAGAAAGTGATAAATTATTTTCTAAACTAATTGTTAACATAACTTGTCCTGCTTTAATTATTTATTCAGTTGTTTCAGGGGAACATTTAAAAGATAATAAAATAATTATATATATTTTTATAGTAGCTATACTATATTATATTTTGATTCCTATTATTGCAAAATTATTAATAATAATATTTAGAATAAAAAAGAATGTTGTTACTTTATATGAAAGTATTCTTATATACTCCAATATAGGATTTATGGGAATACCAGTTGTGAGTATAATATTTGGAAAAAATGCTGTATTATATATATCAATTTTTATGTCTATATTCAATATTTCGATATTTACTTATGGAATATTTTTATTTGGGAAGGACTTGAATGTTGTTAAGAGTAAGAAATCTTTTATTAATATTAAAAATTTTTATAATCCAGGAATTACCTCAGCAGTTATGGCAATTGCAATATATTTAATGAATATATCTATACCAGAAGTAATATTGGAACCAATTAGAATGGTTGGAAATATAACAACACCTTTAGCTATGCTTGTTATAGGATCAACTCTAGCTAATTTCTCTATTAGAAATTCAATAAAAGAAAAATGGATATATATATTTATAATCATAAAACTCTTAATCCTTCCAATAATAGTATGGTTTGTGAGTCGTTTTTTTATTTCAGACAAGCTACTTTTAGGGATTTTAGTAATTGTTTCTGGAATGCCAGTAGCATCTAATGTAGTAATGATGAGTAATGAGTATGGTGGAGATCAGAATTTTATTACAAAAGGAGTGTTTTTTTCAACATTATTTTCTGTTGTAACAATACCAATTATTGCAGTATTATTTTAA
- a CDS encoding PRD domain-containing protein yields MPVESIQINEYFKLLDSIPPIYLEITEKIVSKAEKELCSKLNMSIYFTLSEHLSFPVERSKKKINITNRVYWELK; encoded by the coding sequence ATGCCTGTGGAAAGCATCCAAATAAATGAATATTTTAAATTATTAGATTCAATTCCACCAATATATCTTGAAATAACTGAAAAAATTGTTTCAAAAGCTGAAAAAGAGTTATGCTCTAAACTTAATATGAGTATATATTTCACATTAAGTGAACATTTAAGTTTTCCAGTAGAAAGATCAAAGAAGAAGATTAATATAACAAACCGAGTTTATTGGGAACTAAAATAA